A genomic segment from Acidobacteriota bacterium encodes:
- the rpsB gene encoding 30S ribosomal protein S2: MAQVTMKEMLEAGVHFGHQTRRWNPKMRSYIFGRRNGIYIIDLQQTLERFRQAADYVEHMARMGRRLLFVGTKRQAQQAIEEEARRCGQFYVTHRWLGGTLTNFVTIRASVERLQDTEKKLADEDSLLTKKELLRLERERDKMVRNLEGIRDMERLPDALFVVDPRREHIAIAEANKLNIPVVAIVDTNCDPELVDHVIPGNDDAIRTIRLFAGRIADSYIEGAAAWGKDSNGDGVEADAAGGAEVASEAGAVGGEKAEPVAAAEAEPASEPEAESEVVAEAAGEAEAEPVTEAEPEAESGEPAAEDESAGSDAEVN; the protein is encoded by the coding sequence TTGGCTCAGGTCACGATGAAGGAGATGCTGGAGGCCGGAGTGCACTTCGGCCACCAGACGAGACGCTGGAACCCGAAGATGCGGAGCTACATCTTCGGCCGCCGAAACGGCATCTACATCATCGATCTCCAGCAGACTCTGGAGCGCTTCCGCCAGGCGGCGGACTACGTCGAGCACATGGCGCGAATGGGACGGCGTCTGCTCTTCGTGGGCACCAAGCGCCAGGCGCAACAGGCGATCGAGGAAGAGGCGCGGCGCTGCGGCCAGTTCTACGTCACGCATCGCTGGCTCGGCGGAACCCTGACCAACTTCGTGACCATCCGCGCTTCCGTGGAGCGTCTCCAGGATACGGAGAAGAAGCTCGCCGACGAGGACAGCCTGCTGACCAAGAAGGAGCTTCTCCGGCTTGAGCGCGAGCGGGACAAGATGGTCCGGAACCTCGAGGGGATCCGCGACATGGAGCGGTTGCCGGATGCGCTGTTCGTCGTCGATCCACGACGCGAGCACATCGCGATCGCGGAGGCGAACAAGCTGAACATTCCGGTCGTGGCCATCGTGGACACGAACTGCGACCCGGAACTGGTGGATCACGTGATTCCGGGGAACGACGACGCGATCCGGACGATTCGGTTGTTTGCCGGCCGCATTGCCGACTCCTACATCGAGGGCGCCGCTGCCTGGGGCAAGGACAGTAACGGCGACGGAGTCGAAGCGGATGCCGCCGGCGGCGCCGAGGTGGCATCCGAAGCGGGGGCCGTCGGCGGGGAGAAGGCTGAACCCGTCGCGGCGGCGGAGGCCGAGCCGGCGTCTGAACCGGAAGCCGAGTCCGAGGTGGTGGCCGAGGCCGCCGGCGAGGCGGAGGCCGAACCCGTGACGGAGGCCGAACCCGAGGCCGAGAGCGGTGAACCGGCGGCTGAAGACGAGAGCGCCGGCAGCGACGCCGAGGTCAACTGA
- the ispD gene encoding 2-C-methyl-D-erythritol 4-phosphate cytidylyltransferase: MTCCAIVPAAGGGRRFGGNRPKQFVPILGRPLLAWTVERLLAAPEVERIVVATPPGHTAETRKMLLREVDTSREVDFSVVEGGRRRQDSVRAALAAAEVAPSDWVAVHDGARPCLAATDLAEVLRRAAGSGCVGAVLGRPVSDTLKTAEGGRLHETVDRSGLFRAETPQVFRAVDLREALDRAERENLKVGDESSLFEPGSVAAVAASHPNPKLTDPSDLPAIEALLRSEREASPPLETAVGHGYDVHRLSAGRPLIVGGQRIPHETGLDGHSDADVVLHAIGDALLGAAGLGDLGVHFPPSDEAWRGADSSELLGRIVAMVLERGFAVRNCDVTLIAERPSMTPYRSAIEEHVAGLLHIGPERMNFKATTHEGLGPLGRGEGMAAHASVLIERARAGA; the protein is encoded by the coding sequence TTGACCTGCTGCGCCATCGTTCCGGCCGCGGGCGGCGGCCGGCGATTCGGTGGTAACCGGCCCAAGCAGTTCGTGCCGATCCTGGGTCGACCGCTTCTCGCCTGGACAGTCGAGCGGCTGCTGGCGGCGCCCGAGGTCGAGCGTATCGTGGTTGCGACGCCGCCCGGACATACCGCGGAGACGCGGAAGATGCTGCTGCGGGAGGTTGACACTTCGCGTGAAGTGGACTTCTCCGTCGTAGAGGGCGGACGGCGCCGGCAGGACTCCGTGAGAGCCGCACTTGCGGCAGCGGAGGTCGCCCCGTCCGACTGGGTGGCGGTGCACGACGGCGCCCGCCCCTGTCTGGCCGCGACCGATCTGGCGGAAGTGCTGCGGAGGGCCGCCGGCAGCGGCTGCGTGGGTGCGGTGCTCGGTCGCCCAGTAAGCGACACCCTGAAGACGGCCGAGGGTGGCCGCCTCCACGAGACGGTCGACCGTTCCGGCCTGTTCCGGGCCGAGACGCCGCAGGTCTTCCGCGCCGTGGATCTTCGCGAGGCGCTCGACCGCGCGGAGCGGGAGAACCTGAAGGTCGGCGACGAGAGCAGTCTGTTCGAGCCGGGCTCGGTGGCGGCAGTCGCCGCCTCCCATCCGAATCCGAAACTGACCGATCCCTCGGACCTACCCGCGATCGAGGCCCTCCTCCGGTCGGAGCGCGAGGCCTCGCCGCCGCTCGAGACGGCCGTGGGGCACGGCTACGACGTCCACCGGCTGAGCGCCGGACGCCCGTTGATCGTGGGCGGGCAGCGCATACCGCACGAGACGGGCCTCGATGGCCACAGCGATGCCGACGTCGTGCTCCACGCGATCGGTGACGCCCTGCTCGGCGCCGCGGGCCTGGGCGATCTGGGAGTCCACTTCCCGCCGTCCGACGAAGCCTGGCGCGGCGCGGACAGCTCGGAGCTGTTGGGCCGGATCGTTGCGATGGTCCTGGAGCGCGGCTTCGCGGTCCGCAACTGCGACGTGACCCTCATCGCCGAGCGTCCGTCGATGACGCCGTACCGTTCGGCGATCGAAGAGCATGTCGCGGGGCTGCTTCATATCGGGCCGGAACGGATGAACTTCAAGGCGACGACTCACGAGGGGCTCGGCCCGCTGGGCAGGGGCGAGGGCATGGCGGCTCATGCGTCGGTGCTGATCGAGCGCGCGCGGGCTGGTGCGTGA
- the frr gene encoding ribosome recycling factor encodes MQELFLEMELKMKDGVDHLHAELKTLRTGRASTAMLDGVTVEYYGTPTPLNQLASLSVADATLLVAQPFDPTQIAAIERAILIADLGLNPSNDGRIVRIPVPPLTEERRREMVKRAHEIAERFRNTVRGVRREGNERLKQMEKAKVISQDDEHRGEGEMQRLHDHYIAQVNLALANKEKDILEV; translated from the coding sequence ATGCAGGAGCTGTTCTTGGAGATGGAGCTCAAGATGAAGGATGGCGTCGACCATCTTCACGCCGAGCTCAAGACGCTGCGTACCGGCCGCGCCTCCACGGCGATGCTCGATGGCGTGACGGTGGAGTACTACGGTACGCCGACGCCGCTGAACCAGCTCGCCAGCCTGTCGGTTGCCGACGCCACGCTGCTGGTCGCCCAGCCGTTCGACCCCACCCAGATCGCGGCGATCGAGCGCGCGATCCTGATCGCCGACCTGGGGCTGAACCCGTCGAACGACGGCAGGATCGTCCGTATCCCCGTGCCCCCGCTCACGGAGGAGCGGCGCCGCGAGATGGTGAAGCGCGCCCACGAGATCGCCGAACGCTTCCGCAACACAGTTCGCGGCGTCCGGCGCGAAGGCAATGAACGGCTGAAGCAGATGGAGAAGGCGAAGGTAATCTCCCAGGACGACGAGCACCGGGGCGAAGGCGAGATGCAGCGGCTCCACGATCACTACATCGCCCAGGTGAACCTGGCGCTCGCCAACAAGGAGAAGGACATCCTTGAGGTCTGA
- a CDS encoding ThuA domain-containing protein, with translation MKRDLSVPGLLALFASVIMFLPAPGRGSDAQWVTYPGGDGPGAGYKVVLIAGDEEYRSEEAMPMLGKLLSVRHGFECVVLFSIDAETGAIDPEEQTNIPGLEALGDADLMVIATRFRELPDGQMKHIVDYVESGRPIVGLRTATHAFSYQRNLDSPYAHWSFRSESWQGGFGQQVLGDTWINHHGRHGQESTRGVVAPGAANHPILRGVDDVWGPTDVYGLRNLGDDANVLLLGAVIAGMSSDDPPVEGPKNDPMVPIAWTRSYTGAGGKTARVFTTTMGASTDFESEGLRRLLVNAVYWGLDLEDRIPERSDARVVGDYAPTDFGFGSQAVGVMPSAHELP, from the coding sequence ATGAAACGTGATCTCTCAGTTCCCGGCCTGTTGGCGCTTTTCGCCTCGGTGATCATGTTCCTGCCTGCACCCGGACGGGGCAGCGACGCCCAATGGGTCACTTACCCGGGCGGCGACGGACCCGGAGCCGGCTACAAGGTCGTCCTGATCGCCGGCGACGAGGAGTACCGCTCCGAGGAAGCGATGCCGATGCTGGGCAAACTGCTGTCGGTGCGTCATGGGTTCGAGTGTGTGGTGCTGTTCTCGATCGACGCGGAGACCGGGGCGATCGATCCTGAGGAGCAGACGAACATTCCGGGTCTCGAAGCGCTCGGCGACGCCGACCTGATGGTGATCGCCACCCGGTTCAGGGAGCTGCCCGACGGGCAGATGAAGCACATCGTCGACTACGTCGAGTCGGGGCGACCGATCGTGGGCCTGCGGACCGCGACCCACGCCTTCTCCTACCAGCGGAACCTGGACAGTCCATACGCGCACTGGAGTTTCCGCAGCGAGTCCTGGCAGGGCGGTTTCGGCCAGCAGGTGCTGGGCGACACCTGGATCAACCATCACGGCCGTCACGGCCAGGAGAGCACGCGCGGCGTCGTCGCTCCGGGCGCGGCCAACCATCCGATCCTGCGCGGTGTCGACGACGTCTGGGGCCCCACCGACGTCTACGGGCTCAGGAACCTGGGAGATGACGCGAACGTCCTGCTGCTCGGCGCCGTTATCGCCGGCATGTCATCAGACGATCCGCCGGTCGAAGGGCCGAAGAACGACCCGATGGTTCCGATTGCCTGGACTCGTTCCTACACGGGCGCCGGCGGCAAGACGGCGCGCGTCTTCACGACGACGATGGGCGCTTCCACGGACTTCGAGAGCGAGGGACTCCGCCGCCTGCTCGTGAACGCCGTGTACTGGGGTCTCGACTTGGAGGACCGGATCCCGGAGCGGAGCGACGCCCGGGTCGTCGGTGACTACGCGCCGACGGACTTCGGCTTCGGCAGCCAGGCCGTCGGCGTCATGCCGTCGGCCCACGAGCTGCCCTAG
- a CDS encoding RNA methyltransferase has protein sequence MREILRSQPHRVAEVLISRSAGDRRRTIEGLCERHRVRVRSVAPAELRARLVEAGQDHAAARGFAASLVDADRGGTSAAGIDPNLVVLVEDVQDPRNLGALLRVCEGAGVGRVLIRDRGAAPLSPAVASAAAGAVDWLHVERITNSAREIERLKQDGFWVYGADAAGEPPWTVDLSGPVVVCIGGEARGLRRRTRGLCDGLLGLPMRGRVESLNLSTAAAALLYEAVRQRLVSAEGLS, from the coding sequence GTGCGGGAGATCTTGCGGAGCCAGCCGCATCGAGTCGCCGAGGTGCTCATCTCCCGCTCTGCCGGCGACCGCCGCCGGACGATCGAGGGGCTCTGCGAACGGCATCGGGTGCGGGTCCGGAGCGTAGCGCCCGCCGAACTGCGGGCGCGCCTCGTGGAGGCTGGCCAGGACCATGCGGCGGCACGTGGCTTCGCGGCCAGTCTGGTGGATGCGGACCGCGGCGGCACGTCGGCGGCCGGGATCGATCCCAACCTCGTCGTTCTGGTTGAGGACGTCCAGGATCCGCGGAACCTGGGCGCCCTCCTCCGCGTCTGCGAGGGCGCCGGGGTCGGCCGGGTGCTGATCCGCGACCGGGGTGCGGCGCCGCTGTCCCCGGCGGTCGCGAGCGCCGCCGCTGGGGCGGTCGACTGGCTGCACGTCGAACGGATCACGAACAGCGCCCGAGAGATCGAGCGCCTCAAGCAGGACGGCTTCTGGGTCTACGGGGCCGACGCGGCTGGCGAACCTCCGTGGACCGTGGACCTGAGCGGTCCGGTCGTCGTCTGCATCGGCGGCGAGGCGCGGGGGCTTCGCCGCCGCACGAGGGGTCTTTGCGACGGCCTTCTGGGCCTGCCGATGCGTGGTCGGGTCGAATCCCTCAACCTGTCGACGGCGGCTGCCGCGCTGCTTTACGAGGCGGTGCGCCAGCGTCTTGTCAGCGCGGAGGGGCTATCGTAG
- a CDS encoding RidA family protein, with amino-acid sequence MKRQPHHFAFFLGVLLLATATTEAQDLKTEFLGSQQGFSHIARTTANGVTTIRISGQVGMADGADAPAATLAEQAEIAFSNVVKRVEQAGASAEDIVKTTVFIKDIDPEKVQTVGRAQAKVLQLDPPRAATWVGVTGLVFPSLLIEVEATAVVAAE; translated from the coding sequence ATGAAGAGACAACCGCATCACTTCGCCTTCTTCCTCGGTGTGCTCCTGCTCGCGACCGCCACCACGGAGGCACAAGACCTGAAGACGGAATTTCTCGGCTCGCAGCAGGGCTTCTCCCACATCGCCAGGACGACCGCGAACGGCGTCACCACGATCCGCATCTCCGGCCAGGTCGGCATGGCCGACGGCGCGGACGCACCCGCGGCCACTCTCGCCGAGCAGGCGGAGATCGCCTTCTCCAACGTCGTCAAGCGCGTCGAGCAGGCCGGAGCCAGCGCCGAGGACATCGTCAAGACGACCGTCTTCATCAAGGACATCGACCCGGAGAAGGTCCAGACCGTCGGCCGGGCCCAGGCCAAGGTGCTGCAACTCGACCCGCCGCGGGCCGCTACCTGGGTTGGCGTGACGGGGCTGGTGTTCCCGTCGTTGTTGATCGAGGTGGAGGCGACGGCGGTGGTGGCTGCGGAGTAG
- the tsf gene encoding translation elongation factor Ts produces the protein MSATVTAGMVKELRERTGAGMMDCKKALVETGGDLEAAIDALRKKGLASAAKKAGRATSDGLVISYIHAGGKIGVLLEINCETDFVARTDDFQQLAHDLSLHVAASQPRFIGRDEVTDDVLEREKRIHREQALESGKPEQIVERIVEGRMSKFFAENCLLEQPFVKDTGRTVEEVLKEAIAKLGENMRICRFARFQLGGDSTVAIAPPPADPS, from the coding sequence ATGAGTGCGACAGTGACGGCCGGCATGGTCAAGGAGCTCCGGGAGCGGACCGGCGCCGGCATGATGGATTGCAAGAAGGCGCTGGTGGAGACCGGCGGCGATCTGGAGGCGGCGATCGACGCCCTGCGCAAGAAGGGGCTGGCGTCGGCGGCCAAGAAGGCGGGCCGGGCAACCAGCGACGGCCTGGTGATCTCCTACATTCACGCCGGCGGCAAGATCGGCGTGCTGCTGGAGATCAACTGCGAGACGGACTTCGTCGCGCGGACGGACGACTTCCAGCAGTTGGCCCACGACCTCTCGCTCCACGTGGCTGCGAGCCAGCCGCGGTTCATCGGCCGGGACGAGGTGACGGACGATGTACTCGAGCGGGAGAAGAGGATTCACCGGGAACAGGCTCTCGAGTCCGGAAAGCCCGAGCAGATCGTGGAACGCATCGTCGAGGGGCGGATGTCAAAGTTCTTTGCCGAGAACTGCCTGCTTGAGCAACCCTTCGTCAAAGACACTGGACGGACGGTCGAGGAGGTGCTGAAGGAGGCGATCGCCAAGCTGGGCGAGAACATGCGTATCTGCCGGTTCGCCAGGTTCCAGCTCGGCGGCGACTCGACCGTGGCGATCGCCCCTCCGCCAGCCGATCCGTCCTAG
- the pyrH gene encoding UMP kinase produces the protein MTEPAYRRILLKLSGEALMGDKPFGMDEAVVRRIAGQIRDVFELGVEIGIVVGGGNVIRGLAASHRGVERATGDYMGMLATVINSLAMQDALEKIGVATRVQTALEMRSVAEPFIRRRAIRHLEKGRVVIFGAGTGNPYLTTDTAAALRANEIQAEILLKATQVDGVYSADPRRDAGAERLPEVTYQEVLERNLGIMDAAAISLCRENDLPIAVFDLGVPGNIRRVVLGEKVGSLVT, from the coding sequence ATGACCGAGCCGGCCTACCGCCGCATCCTCCTCAAGCTGTCGGGCGAAGCCCTCATGGGCGACAAGCCCTTCGGTATGGACGAAGCCGTGGTGCGTCGGATCGCCGGGCAGATCCGGGACGTGTTCGAGCTTGGCGTCGAGATCGGCATCGTCGTCGGCGGCGGCAACGTGATCCGCGGCCTGGCGGCGAGCCATCGCGGCGTCGAGAGGGCGACCGGCGACTACATGGGCATGCTGGCGACGGTGATCAACAGCCTGGCGATGCAGGATGCACTGGAGAAGATCGGCGTCGCGACACGGGTACAGACGGCGCTCGAGATGCGCAGCGTCGCGGAGCCGTTCATTCGCCGCCGCGCGATCCGTCACCTGGAGAAGGGACGGGTGGTCATCTTCGGCGCCGGCACCGGTAATCCGTATCTGACGACCGACACGGCGGCGGCGCTGCGCGCGAACGAGATCCAGGCCGAGATCCTGCTCAAGGCGACCCAGGTCGACGGCGTCTACAGTGCCGATCCCCGTCGTGATGCCGGAGCGGAGCGCCTGCCGGAGGTGACGTACCAGGAGGTCCTGGAACGCAACCTCGGCATCATGGACGCCGCTGCGATCAGTCTTTGCCGGGAGAACGACCTGCCGATCGCCGTGTTCGACCTGGGGGTTCCCGGCAACATTCGCCGGGTGGTTCTCGGCGAGAAGGTCGGTTCGCTCGTCACCTGA